The Mycoplasmopsis gallinacea genome includes a window with the following:
- the rpsG gene encoding 30S ribosomal protein S7 — MSRKKSAPIREVLADPVFNSVIVTKLINTIMLDGKKSIAQDILYSAFEIVKEKTQKDPMEVFNLAIENVTPQLEIRTRRIGGTNYQVPTEVSPRRKQALSLRWLVQYARLRNEKTMDVRLANEIIDASNKTGGAIKKREDTHKMAEANRAFAHFRW, encoded by the coding sequence ATGTCAAGAAAGAAAAGCGCGCCTATCCGTGAAGTATTAGCAGATCCAGTTTTTAACTCTGTAATTGTTACAAAATTAATTAACACAATTATGCTTGACGGAAAAAAATCAATTGCTCAAGATATCTTATATTCAGCATTTGAAATTGTTAAAGAAAAAACACAAAAAGATCCAATGGAAGTTTTCAACTTAGCTATTGAAAACGTTACTCCACAACTTGAAATTAGAACAAGAAGAATCGGAGGAACAAACTACCAAGTTCCTACAGAAGTTTCTCCTCGTAGAAAACAAGCATTATCACTTAGATGATTAGTTCAATATGCTCGTTTAAGAAACGAAAAAACAATGGATGTTCGTTTAGCTAACGAAATCATCGATGCATCAAACAAAACAGGTGGAGCAATCAAAAAACGTGAAGATACACACAAAATGGCTGAAGCTAACCGTGCATTCGCACACTTCAGATGATAA
- a CDS encoding M17 family metallopeptidase — translation MLKIKKEFHKENIKMLLAFEGENLPEFVGKKHGKITIDFANNLAYLFVKKDKQSLFELHQLIKDTFGETNYDFDLDFASFVKHFKQEEILRALISKIYFAKANLFKKSIDIDNKKDEDQKEKALNLVLGDSYEALIEQANKYVIIAEQVNKTRNLQIMPENFLNSEMLATKIAEDFSGIENLKVTILTKKEIQDLGMNLLLSVNKGSTHEPRVVIVEYKGNPENTESVSIVGKGITFDTGGVNTKGYHMEGMKYDMSGSVIAAYAVKSLALLKAKVNASAIMCITDNRINNDASLPENVYKSMSGKWVEVVDTDAEGRLVLADGLYYAASILKPSTIVDVATLTGSILVSLGNTYSGIFTENDAKYSKFEAASKLAQEKVWRMPMHEDFNKGNKGSKVADLASWSSTVKQDSSQAAMFLKEFTNGIDFIHCDVAGTADKSGEPQGELVATLVEFCSNQ, via the coding sequence ATGTTAAAAATTAAAAAGGAATTTCACAAAGAAAATATCAAAATGCTTTTAGCTTTTGAAGGTGAAAATTTACCTGAGTTTGTAGGTAAAAAACATGGAAAAATCACAATTGATTTTGCTAATAATCTTGCTTATCTTTTTGTTAAAAAAGACAAGCAATCTCTTTTTGAGCTTCATCAATTAATTAAAGATACATTTGGCGAAACAAATTATGATTTTGACCTTGATTTTGCTTCATTTGTGAAACATTTTAAACAAGAAGAGATCTTAAGAGCTTTAATTTCTAAAATCTACTTTGCTAAGGCAAATCTTTTTAAAAAATCAATCGATATTGATAATAAAAAAGATGAAGACCAAAAAGAAAAAGCTCTAAATTTAGTGCTCGGAGATTCTTATGAAGCTTTAATTGAGCAAGCTAATAAGTACGTAATTATTGCAGAACAAGTAAATAAAACAAGAAATTTACAAATCATGCCTGAAAATTTCTTAAACTCAGAAATGCTTGCAACTAAAATTGCTGAAGATTTTAGTGGAATTGAAAATCTTAAAGTAACTATTTTAACTAAAAAAGAAATTCAAGATTTAGGAATGAATTTACTTTTATCAGTAAATAAAGGATCAACACATGAACCTAGAGTGGTTATTGTTGAATATAAAGGAAATCCTGAAAATACTGAAAGTGTAAGCATTGTAGGTAAAGGAATTACTTTTGATACTGGTGGAGTTAATACTAAAGGATATCATATGGAAGGTATGAAATATGATATGTCTGGATCTGTAATTGCAGCTTATGCAGTTAAATCACTTGCTCTTTTAAAAGCAAAAGTAAATGCAAGCGCAATTATGTGCATTACAGATAATAGAATTAATAATGACGCTTCACTTCCTGAAAACGTGTATAAATCAATGTCAGGAAAATGAGTTGAAGTTGTTGATACCGATGCTGAAGGTAGATTAGTGCTCGCTGATGGACTTTACTATGCAGCTTCAATTTTAAAACCTTCAACAATTGTTGATGTTGCAACTTTAACAGGTTCAATTTTAGTTTCACTTGGAAACACTTATTCAGGTATTTTTACTGAAAATGATGCAAAATACTCAAAATTTGAAGCAGCTTCAAAATTAGCCCAAGAAAAAGTTTGAAGAATGCCAATGCATGAAGATTTTAACAAAGGAAATAAAGGTTCAAAAGTTGCAGATTTAGCTTCTTGAAGTTCAACTGTTAAACAAGATAGTTCACAAGCTGCAATGTTTTTAAAAGAATTTACTAACGGAATCGATTTTATTCACTGTGATGTTGCTGGAACTGCTGATAAATCTGGTGAGCCACAAGGTGAATTAGTTGCTACTTTAGTTGAGTTTTGCTCAAACCAATAA
- the rpsL gene encoding 30S ribosomal protein S12, protein MPTINQLVTNGRTSKTRKQNAPALSLSYNSLIKKAKKMASPFKRGVCTRVATMTPKKPNSALRKYARVKLSNGMEVTAYIPGEGHNLQEHSVVLIRGGRVKDLPGVRYHIVRGTQDAAGVAKRQQGRSLYGAKKAK, encoded by the coding sequence ATGCCAACAATTAATCAATTGGTTACAAATGGTCGTACATCTAAGACAAGAAAGCAAAACGCTCCTGCTCTTAGTTTAAGTTACAACTCATTAATTAAAAAAGCTAAAAAAATGGCATCACCATTCAAACGTGGTGTATGTACTCGTGTTGCAACAATGACACCTAAAAAACCTAACTCAGCTTTACGTAAATATGCTCGTGTTAAGTTATCAAACGGAATGGAAGTTACAGCATATATTCCAGGAGAAGGACACAACCTTCAAGAACACTCTGTTGTTTTAATCCGTGGAGGACGTGTTAAAGATTTACCTGGGGTTAGATACCACATCGTTCGTGGAACACAAGATGCTGCCGGAGTTGCTAAACGTCAACAAGGACGTAGTCTTTACGGTGCTAAAAAAGCTAAATAA
- a CDS encoding dihydrolipoyl dehydrogenase family protein: MYDLIVIGWGKAGKTLANKLGSQGQKIALIEKDPKMYGGTCINVGCLPTKSLVHDAKVVSQMRSLGIENNHEVNNAFFKKAMEHKKNLVKKLNKVNFDILKNNLNVDLYLGDASFESENSIKVRKHDNQEIILEAKKILINTGATPNKLSIEGSESKNILTSEQLLELDELPKDILVIGAGFIGLEFASIFNYFGSNVQIFQKGNMFLPSEDQSDADAIKESLTKRGVKIDFDIDLIKFVDLKNNKTKVVYSQNDQIKEAVFDKILVAIGRRPNTEGLSLEKANIQINERGIIISNNLLQTTNKNVYVAGDVKGGYQFTYISLDDSRIIYPQLANLETSYTKDDRKYVPFASFIDPTYARAGLNEKEAKAKGIEYTLKYLPSLKIPKAHVIRETEGYYKVLVDKEGYIIGAIVFNYEAHEIINLLSVAIKYKIKASDLKDFIYVHPNFTEALNDVLS; this comes from the coding sequence ATGTATGATTTAATTGTTATTGGTTGAGGTAAAGCAGGTAAAACACTAGCTAATAAGTTAGGTTCTCAAGGACAAAAAATTGCCCTAATTGAAAAAGATCCTAAAATGTATGGCGGAACTTGCATTAATGTAGGTTGCTTACCAACTAAATCATTAGTTCATGATGCAAAAGTAGTTTCTCAAATGCGCAGTCTTGGAATTGAAAATAATCATGAAGTTAATAATGCTTTTTTCAAAAAAGCTATGGAACATAAGAAAAATCTTGTCAAAAAATTAAACAAAGTTAATTTTGACATTTTGAAAAATAACCTTAATGTTGATTTATATCTTGGAGATGCTTCGTTTGAAAGTGAGAATAGTATCAAAGTTAGAAAACATGATAATCAAGAAATTATTTTAGAAGCTAAAAAGATTTTAATTAACACCGGAGCTACTCCAAATAAATTATCAATTGAAGGATCTGAATCTAAAAACATTTTAACTAGCGAACAACTTTTAGAGCTTGATGAATTACCAAAAGACATTTTGGTAATTGGAGCCGGGTTTATTGGACTTGAATTTGCTTCAATTTTTAATTACTTTGGTTCTAATGTTCAAATTTTCCAAAAAGGTAATATGTTTTTACCTTCAGAAGATCAAAGTGATGCAGATGCTATTAAAGAAAGCTTAACTAAAAGAGGAGTGAAAATTGACTTTGATATCGATTTAATTAAATTTGTTGATTTAAAAAATAACAAAACCAAAGTAGTTTATAGCCAAAATGACCAAATCAAAGAAGCTGTTTTTGACAAAATATTAGTTGCTATTGGTCGTAGACCAAACACTGAGGGACTTAGTTTAGAAAAAGCTAATATTCAGATAAATGAAAGAGGAATTATTATTAGTAATAACTTACTTCAAACTACAAACAAAAATGTTTATGTAGCTGGTGATGTTAAAGGTGGATATCAATTTACTTATATTTCTCTTGATGATTCACGGATCATTTATCCACAACTTGCTAATTTAGAAACTTCTTATACTAAAGATGATCGTAAATATGTTCCTTTTGCATCTTTTATTGATCCAACATACGCTAGAGCAGGGCTTAACGAAAAAGAAGCCAAGGCAAAAGGAATTGAATATACATTAAAATACTTGCCTTCATTAAAAATTCCAAAAGCTCATGTTATTAGAGAAACCGAAGGATACTACAAAGTACTTGTGGACAAAGAAGGTTATATTATAGGTGCTATTGTCTTCAATTATGAAGCTCATGAAATTATTAACTTGCTTTCAGTAGCAATTAAATATAAAATTAAAGCTAGTGACTTAAAAGATTTTATTTATGTGCATCCGAACTTTACAGAAGCGCTTAATGATGTTTTATCTTAA
- a CDS encoding IMPACT family protein: MNLETLYEEKKSKFYGYIFKIKDKTEIAQIIEKVRKKHKKARHVCSAYLLNLEGGFQAGYDDDGEPKGTAGKAIYDLFQFKNISNVLVIVVRYFGGIKLGAGGLVRAYRKSAGQIIDLFLQSEKE; encoded by the coding sequence GTGAATTTAGAAACACTATACGAAGAGAAAAAATCTAAGTTTTATGGCTATATTTTCAAAATAAAAGATAAAACAGAAATTGCTCAAATCATTGAAAAGGTTAGAAAAAAGCACAAGAAAGCTCGGCATGTTTGTAGTGCTTATTTGCTTAATTTAGAAGGTGGATTTCAAGCTGGTTATGATGATGATGGTGAGCCCAAAGGAACTGCAGGAAAAGCAATTTATGATCTTTTCCAATTCAAAAACATTTCTAATGTTTTAGTAATTGTGGTTCGGTATTTTGGTGGAATAAAACTTGGAGCTGGTGGACTTGTTAGAGCATATCGTAAAAGTGCTGGACAAATAATTGATTTATTTTTACAATCAGAAAAGGAATAA